One Helianthus annuus cultivar XRQ/B chromosome 12, HanXRQr2.0-SUNRISE, whole genome shotgun sequence genomic region harbors:
- the LOC110893144 gene encoding uncharacterized protein LOC110893144: MGQPRAPLGAPQRHHWEVVWGIEAHFWPIITNNPSPVVIPHHADGRTFEVRTTALQSLPKFKGLATEEPYFHLETYDSICNTIGGQGFSSDDVKLVLFQFSLEDKAKRWFHTLPSASIFTWADMQQIFLDEYYTSQKTNDTRRGLRSFQQQSGEMFHEVFERFNMMLRNCPHHGIQLWELLNAFHEGLSSEDARDLMSITNGTFGTNFEHVDWAFLEQMAVNSKRKAQSSRRARHVIQRPQVHGVESGNVQTTNQVYNVCTNCNEIGHTAEVCVVGVVDEQVEEVNVVQGGGRNFNMNSNTYHRGLLNHPNFCYGNATNQANPNFQGAQGNFAPRQQYNQGNYRGGNNYGYQGQFQQMGQSGSGQNSSSGNEVMDMLRAMQQDMQKRNQLDEVRMQKDEVCDKSIQSLTTQMGQLATDVAELKKSKGQLPGDTKVNPSHGSSRGNNVNISHVSVLRSGKEFKANLSPGLVEEVVEDATGNESDDEVSPVKPKESNVKKPGLGQNEKSEKDEGEPSQVPFPSALLDPDLVDGCNPHEYEEDGMDVCWCDFSEQVHAWALRAEEEKQDAMALKEGRNKLGY; this comes from the exons ATGGGTCAACCAAGAGCACCATTGGGTGCCCCTCAAAGACATCATTGGGAAGTAGTATGGGGAATTGAAGCTCACTTCTGGCCTATTATCACTAacaatccttcaccggtagtGATTCCTCATCATGCGGATGGAAGAACTTTTGAAGTTAGAACAACCGCCCTCCAAAGTCTACCAAAATTTAAGGGGTTAGCAACGGAAGAACCTTATTTTCATTTGGAGACGTACGACTCTATTTGCAACACCATTGGAGGTCAAGGTTTCTCTTCGGATGATGTCAAGTTAGTTCTCTTCCAATTCTCTTTGGAAGACAAAGCAAAGAGATGGTTTCATACTTTACCCTCTGCGTCGATTTTTACATGGGCCGATATGCAACAGATTTTTTTGGATGAATATTACACCTCTCAAAAGACTAATGATACAAGGAGAGGtttgagaagcttccaacaacaatCGGGGGAGATGTTTCATGAAGTGTTTGAAAGGTTCAATATGATGCTAAggaattgccctcaccatgggaTCCAACTTTGGGAGTTGTTGAACGCATTTCATGAAGGGTTGAGTTCGGAGGATGCACGTGATTTGATGTCGATTACTAATGGTACATTCGGTACCAACTTTGAACATGTCGATTGGGCATTTTTAGAGCAAATGGCGGTGAATTCCAAGAGGAAGGCCCAATCTTCAAGAAGGGCAAGGCATGTGATACAGAGGCCACAAGTGCATGGAGTAGAGAGTGGAAACGTGCAAACTACGAATCAAGTGTACAATGTGTGCACTAattgtaatgaaataggtcacaCGGCGGAAGTTTGTGTAGTGGGAGTGGTTGATGAGCAAGTAGAGGAAGTGAATGTCGTTCAAGGGGGTGGTCGAAATTTCAATATGAACTCCAACACGTACCACCGCGGGTTACTAAATCATCCTAATTTCTGTTATGGGAACGCGACAAACCAAGctaacccaaactttcaaggagCTCAAGGTAACTTTGCACCTCGTCAACAATACAATCAAGGCAACTATAGAGGTGGAAACAATTATGGTTATCAAGGGCAATTTCAACAAATGGGTCAAAGTGGTTCGGGTCAAAATTCGTCAAGCGGGAATGAAGTCATGGATATGCTTCGGGCTATGCAACAAGATATGCAAAAACGGAATCAACTTGACGAAGTCCGGATGCAAAAGGATGAGGTTTGTGATAAAAGTAttcaatcactaacaacccaaatgggtcaattggcAACCGACGTGGCGGAGTTGAAGAAAAGCAAAGGTCAACTTCCTGGCGATACCAAGGTAAATCCTTCccatggttcgtcacgaggtaacaatgttaatattAGTCATGTTAGTGTGTTGAGAAGTGGCAAAGAATTTAAGGCCAATTTGTCACCGGGTTTGGTTGAAGAGGTAGTTGAGGATGCCACGGgtaatgaaagtgatgatgaagtttcaCCGGTTAAACCTAAAGAATCAAATGTTAAAAAACCGGGGTTGGGTCAAAATGAAAaaagtgaaaaagatgaaggtgaaccgagtcaagtcccgtTTCCATCGGCTTTACTTGACCCGG ATTTAGTCgacggatgcaacccgcatgagtatgaggaggatggtatGGATGTTTGTTggtgtgatttttctgaacaggtacatgcttggGCATTAAGGGCTGAAGAGGAGAAGCAAGATGCTATGGCTTTAAAAGAGGGTCGAAATAAGCTCGGGTACTAG